From a region of the Microaerobacter geothermalis genome:
- a CDS encoding ABC transporter permease: MSKFLTGKVMQYILVLFIMITLNFLLPRLMPGNPLVFLAGEDVGFMSSAEKQEILDKYGLNKPLYEQYAIYLKNLVTGDFGYSYQQKMPITELILSRLPWTLLLTGANLIIATILGVIFGAISAWKRGTKKDVSLLTGFMFLSAMPSFWVGMILVSIFAAQLKWFPIYGAETVWASYTGWERVWDILKHLVLPLTTLVLISVSSIFMTMRYSMLNVLGEDYILMARAKGVKEKVIKYRHAMRNALLPVATMFMLSLGFMFGGATVIETVFAYPGIGRLMFEAVLSRDYPVIQASFLIITFTVVIANFLADIIYPLLDPKVGRSNG, encoded by the coding sequence ATGTCAAAATTTTTAACTGGAAAGGTCATGCAATATATCTTAGTCTTATTTATCATGATTACACTTAATTTCCTCCTACCCAGGCTTATGCCTGGAAACCCCCTCGTATTTTTGGCGGGTGAGGATGTAGGGTTTATGTCCTCTGCGGAGAAACAAGAGATTTTAGACAAATATGGGCTAAACAAGCCGTTATATGAACAATATGCCATCTATTTAAAAAATTTAGTTACAGGAGATTTTGGCTATTCTTATCAGCAAAAAATGCCCATTACTGAACTGATATTAAGCCGTTTGCCATGGACCCTTCTGTTGACAGGGGCTAATTTAATCATTGCTACCATCTTGGGAGTCATTTTTGGGGCTATCTCTGCCTGGAAACGAGGGACAAAGAAGGATGTCAGCCTATTAACAGGATTTATGTTTTTAAGTGCAATGCCTTCTTTCTGGGTTGGAATGATCTTAGTTTCCATCTTTGCCGCTCAGTTAAAGTGGTTTCCCATTTATGGAGCTGAAACGGTATGGGCGAGTTATACCGGGTGGGAACGGGTCTGGGATATATTGAAACATCTGGTCCTCCCCTTGACAACTCTCGTTCTTATTTCAGTGTCTTCTATATTCATGACGATGAGATACTCCATGCTTAATGTGTTAGGGGAAGATTATATTCTGATGGCACGGGCAAAGGGAGTTAAGGAAAAGGTTATCAAATATAGGCATGCCATGAGAAATGCTCTGCTTCCTGTGGCCACCATGTTTATGTTAAGCCTAGGTTTTATGTTTGGCGGGGCAACTGTTATCGAAACTGTTTTTGCTTATCCGGGTATCGGAAGGCTGATGTTTGAAGCTGTATTAAGCAGAGACTATCCCGTAATTCAAGCAT